The following coding sequences are from one Homalodisca vitripennis isolate AUS2020 chromosome 7, UT_GWSS_2.1, whole genome shotgun sequence window:
- the LOC124366874 gene encoding vegetative cell wall protein gp1-like, protein MSESESGNSENGEPRREKGRVNKDKHIKEKEKHARRHELFGSLQMNGTPDSGIQVSDCNPSPALQIALPLPSSTPPPLNPPYSDSCPSRPLQSPPIPHPLPLPNPRPHLIVPQSPPPLPPPPPCQPHPLPSPPPSPPTALPCHPTSSAPHNPRSPPPSNQLPSISRPTLDPDPPQFYTPSLPHPPHPQPIPLPPTPSLLPSPRAPPAPHGPPPPLPPHPSAPPPQLPPGPPSLPDLPHPSSKLPLHLLNSTTPPPGPLSPSLPTLSIPRPFPPPTLSPPPPPSPPIPLRPPPPLHPPSPAPVPAPRSSPPDPHTHVRQSPPLTPAPHHPPSPPPPLPPRRPPAFPSSILLFPKASLPLPRLPHLSPPPSPACPRPFCLTQNQSHSLPPCFQPPSNPYPKTTQTPHPPCKPALHASTHTKTPRPSLHKTPANLTYQHSHSPPPAQKPKV, encoded by the exons ATGTCTGAATCAGAGAGTGGAAACTCAGAGAATGGAGAACCTAGAAGGGAGAAAGGAAGAGTAAATAAAGACAAACACATAAAGGAAAAGGAAAAACATGCGAGGCGACATG AATTGTTTGGGTCTCTTCAGATGAACGGAACTCCAGATTCCGGGATTCAAGTCAGTGACTGC AATCCGTCCCCTGCCCTCCAAATCGCCCTCCCTCTCCCTTCCTCCACCCCTCCTCCTCTTAATCCCCCCTACTCCGACTCCTGCCCTTCTCGTCCTCTCCAATCCCCCCCGATACCCCATCCACTCCCCCTTCCCAATCCCCGTCCCCACCTAATCGTCCCCCAATCTCCcccccctctcccccccccccccccttgtcAGCCCCACCCACTGCCCTCGCCCCCGCCGTCTCCTCCCACAGCGCTTCCTTGCCATCCCACCTCGTCCGCCCCCCACAATCCGCGATCTCCCCCCCCTTCGAATCAACTCCCATCCATCTCTCGCCCCACTCTCGACCCCGATCCCCCACAATTCTACACCCCCTCCTTGCCTCACCCCCCCCATCCTCAACCCATCCCTCTCCCCCCCACCCCCTCCCTCCTCCCCTCCCCACGCGCCCCGCCCGCCCCTCACGGCCCCCCTCCCCCTCTCCCCCCCCACCCATCGGCGCCTCCTCCCCAGCTGCCCCCCGGCCCTCCATCCCTTCCAGACCTCCCCCACCCTTCCTCCAAACTGCCGCTCCACCTCCTCAATTCCACCACACCCCCCCCTGGCCCTCTGTCCCCATCCCTCCCGACCCTCTCCATCCCCCGCCCCTTTCCGCCCCCgactctctccccccccccccccccctcccctccAATCCCcctccgccccccccccccactccaCCCACCCTCCCCCGCCCCGGTCCCAGCCCCCCGCTCCTCTCCCCCCGACCCCCACACCCACGTCCGCCAATCCCCCCCCCTCACACCCGCCCCTCACCACCCGCCCTCGCCCCCACCTCCTCTCCCCCCCCGGCGACCCCCCGCCTTCCCCTCCTCCATCCTCCTATTCCCCAAAGCCTCTCTCCCTCTCCCCCGCCTCCCGcacctttccccccccccctctcccGCCTGTCCACGCCCTTTTTGCCTCACTCAAAACCAATCCCACTCCCTTCCCCCCTGCTTCCAGCCCCCTTCCAATCCCTACCCTAAAACGACACAAACCCCCCATCCCCCATGCAAACCTGCTCTACACGCATCAACCCACACGAAAACCCCCAGGCCCTCCCTGCACAAAACTCCGGCCAACCTCACATACCAACACAGTCACTCACCCCCTCCCGCACAAAAACCAAAAGTATAA